The following are from one region of the Corylus avellana chromosome ca1, CavTom2PMs-1.0 genome:
- the LOC132166759 gene encoding protein DEHYDRATION-INDUCED 19 homolog 4-like isoform X3 yields the protein MDSDAWTARLSNASRRYHSRSDLYLGGGHEEIDGDDESRAEFLCPFCAEDYDVVGLCCHIDEEHPVEAKNGVCPICAKRVGTDIVGHVTMQHGNFLKVQRKRRFRKGGSNSTFSILRKELRDGNLQSLFGGSSCIVSSNTEPDPLLSSFIYNAPIVDETQSVQPRSLVEASLIKESSKEDFLESPRFFGFTVPDSLLLMKRASVVSSR from the exons ATGGACTCCGATGCGTGGACCGCTCGCCTCTCGAATGCTTCGCGCCGCTACCATAGTCGATCgg ATCTGTACCTGGGAGGGGGTCACGAGGAAATTGACGGGGACGACGAGTCAAGGGCCGAGTTTCTGTGCCCGTTTTGCGCTGAGGATTACGACGTCGTTGGGCTTTGTTGCCACATCGATGAGGAGCATCCTGTGGAGGCCAAGAATGGg GTATGTCCAATTTGTGCAAAGAGGGTGGGGACAGATATCGTTGGCCATGTTACAATGCAACACGGGAATTTTCTAAAG GTGCAGCGCAAGAGGAGATTCCGTAAAGGTGGTTCTAATTCTACATTTTCTATATTGAGGAAAGAGTTAAGAGATGGAAATTTACAATCCCTTTTTGGAGGATCCTCTTGCATTGTTTCCTCAAATACAGAGCCCGATCCTTTGCTGtcatcatttatatataatgcTCCTATAGTTGATGAAACTCAGAGTGTCCAGCCTCGTTCTTTGGTGGAAGCAAGCTTAATAAAAGAAAGCTCAAAGGAGGATTTCTTGGAAAG TCCCAGATTCTTTGGGTTCACGGTCCCAGATTCTTTGTTGTTAATGAAGCGTGCTTCAGTGGTCAGTAGTCGGTAG
- the LOC132168040 gene encoding two-component response regulator ARR1-like yields the protein MEPKQLATLHQSAQSLGSLNMQVNAHGGQSSSLLMQMGQPQSRGQILNESTGSHVPRHPSSIGQPIMSNGIAGGVIGRNGISNNGRGTGYNQVPPTSSMLSFPMNHTTELTGNNFPLGSSPGISNVTSKGAFHEEVSSEMKGSPGFLPSYDIFNDLHQHKSQDWELQNVGLHFDASQNTSNQPLRKKSFKKILDSLLNADK from the coding sequence ATGGAGCCAAAGCAGCTTGCCACTTTGCACCAGTCTGCACAATCACTTGGGAGCCTGAATATGCAAGTCAATGCCCATGGAGGACAAAGTAGCTCTTTGCTAATGCAGATGGGTCAACCACAATCAAGAGGCCAGATACTCAATGAATCTACTGGCAGTCATGTTCCTAGGCATCCGTCGTCCATAGGACAACCTATTATGTCAAATGGAATTGCTGGTGGGGTTATAGGAAGAAATGGTATTAGTAATAATGGCAGAGGGACAGGGTACAATCAAGTTCCGCCAACATCTTCAATGCTGAGTTTTCCAATGAACCACACCACAGAATTGACTGGAAACAATTTCCCTCTTGGAAGTAGTCCTGGGATATCCAATGTCACATCTAAAGGAGCATTTCATGAAGAGGTTAGCTCAGAAATGAAAGGATCGCCAGGATTTTTACCTAGTTATGATATTTTCAACGACTTGCATCAGCACAAATCCCAAGATTGGGAGTTACAGAATGTTGGCTTGCACTTTGATGCCTCTCAAAATACATCCAATCAGCCGCTTcgaaagaagagcttcaaaaaGATCTTGGACTCCCTACTGAATGCTGATAAGTGA
- the LOC132166759 gene encoding protein DEHYDRATION-INDUCED 19 homolog 4-like isoform X1, which yields MDSDAWTARLSNASRRYHSRSDLYLGGGHEEIDGDDESRAEFLCPFCAEDYDVVGLCCHIDEEHPVEAKNGVCPICAKRVGTDIVGHVTMQHGNFLKVQRKRRFRKGGSNSTFSILRKELRDGNLQSLFGGSSCIVSSNTEPDPLLSSFIYNAPIVDETQSVQPRSLVEASLIKESSKEDFLESPRFFGFTVPDSLLLMKRASVVSSRNVKQLLLSDKEQEEKTRKCEFIQGLMMSTVFDDDDL from the exons ATGGACTCCGATGCGTGGACCGCTCGCCTCTCGAATGCTTCGCGCCGCTACCATAGTCGATCgg ATCTGTACCTGGGAGGGGGTCACGAGGAAATTGACGGGGACGACGAGTCAAGGGCCGAGTTTCTGTGCCCGTTTTGCGCTGAGGATTACGACGTCGTTGGGCTTTGTTGCCACATCGATGAGGAGCATCCTGTGGAGGCCAAGAATGGg GTATGTCCAATTTGTGCAAAGAGGGTGGGGACAGATATCGTTGGCCATGTTACAATGCAACACGGGAATTTTCTAAAG GTGCAGCGCAAGAGGAGATTCCGTAAAGGTGGTTCTAATTCTACATTTTCTATATTGAGGAAAGAGTTAAGAGATGGAAATTTACAATCCCTTTTTGGAGGATCCTCTTGCATTGTTTCCTCAAATACAGAGCCCGATCCTTTGCTGtcatcatttatatataatgcTCCTATAGTTGATGAAACTCAGAGTGTCCAGCCTCGTTCTTTGGTGGAAGCAAGCTTAATAAAAGAAAGCTCAAAGGAGGATTTCTTGGAAAG TCCCAGATTCTTTGGGTTCACGGTCCCAGATTCTTTGTTGTTAATGAAGCGTGCTTCAGTGGTCAGTAGTCG AAATGTCAAACAGTTGCTGTTATCAGACAAGGAGCAAGAGGAGAAGACTCGGAAGTGTGAATTCATCCAGGGTTTGATGATGTCCACtgtttttgatgatgatgacttATGA
- the LOC132166759 gene encoding protein DEHYDRATION-INDUCED 19 homolog 4-like isoform X2 — protein MDSDAWTARLSNASRRYHSRSDLYLGGGHEEIDGDDESRAEFLCPFCAEDYDVVGLCCHIDEEHPVEAKNGVCPICAKRVGTDIVGHVTMQHGNFLKVQRKRRFRKGGSNSTFSILRKELRDGNLQSLFGGSSCIVSSNTEPDPLLSSFIYNAPIVDETQSVQPRSLVEASLIKESSKEDFLERNVKQLLLSDKEQEEKTRKCEFIQGLMMSTVFDDDDL, from the exons ATGGACTCCGATGCGTGGACCGCTCGCCTCTCGAATGCTTCGCGCCGCTACCATAGTCGATCgg ATCTGTACCTGGGAGGGGGTCACGAGGAAATTGACGGGGACGACGAGTCAAGGGCCGAGTTTCTGTGCCCGTTTTGCGCTGAGGATTACGACGTCGTTGGGCTTTGTTGCCACATCGATGAGGAGCATCCTGTGGAGGCCAAGAATGGg GTATGTCCAATTTGTGCAAAGAGGGTGGGGACAGATATCGTTGGCCATGTTACAATGCAACACGGGAATTTTCTAAAG GTGCAGCGCAAGAGGAGATTCCGTAAAGGTGGTTCTAATTCTACATTTTCTATATTGAGGAAAGAGTTAAGAGATGGAAATTTACAATCCCTTTTTGGAGGATCCTCTTGCATTGTTTCCTCAAATACAGAGCCCGATCCTTTGCTGtcatcatttatatataatgcTCCTATAGTTGATGAAACTCAGAGTGTCCAGCCTCGTTCTTTGGTGGAAGCAAGCTTAATAAAAGAAAGCTCAAAGGAGGATTTCTTGGAAAG AAATGTCAAACAGTTGCTGTTATCAGACAAGGAGCAAGAGGAGAAGACTCGGAAGTGTGAATTCATCCAGGGTTTGATGATGTCCACtgtttttgatgatgatgacttATGA